From the Hymenobacter yonginensis genome, one window contains:
- a CDS encoding glycoside hydrolase family 97 protein — MRQYFWLLLLPAGSAAAQATAPLTVQLANVRLQVARNAAGQPTYAVQFGSKPVINTSRLGLALADGPGFEGPLEITGSETKDVDETWNPVWGEVKTIRNHYRQLTVHLRQPQQPGRRLDVVFRVFADGVGFRYEVPRQPGLSYFTVQQELTEFNLPANHKAFWIPGDYDSNEYAYTTSRLSEVNTTPIEAIQQKASPHRVQTPLMLKADNGLYVNIHEAALVNYPAMMLDVAPATYSLRSHLVPSATGAAAYLQAPEHTPWRTIVVSDKAPEVLASKLILNLNEPTQFPTTSWIKPQKFVGVWWEMHVNKASWNYADTSNIKLAGTDWSRLRPNGRHGANTANVKRYIDFAAQHGLQSVLVEGWNVGWEDWAGNWKEEVFDFVTPYPDFNVTELQQYAAAKGVQLMMHHETSGSVTNYERRQDAAYRFMKEHNYAAVKTGYVGRIIPRGEHHDGQWMVNHYNHTAALLGQHELMVDMHEAVRPTGLHRTYPNWLASEAARGNEFNAWSTGNPPEHETILPFTRLMGGPMDYTPGIFRIKLEAWNPAQNKGRQVHTTLAKQLALYVTMYSPVQMAADLPEAYEQHPDAFQFIKDVAVDWDDTRILAAEPGEYITTARKAKGREDWYVGSITDENPRQQTIKFDFLTPGRQYEATIYADAKGASWDQNPEAYQIRKQKVSSKSTLKLQLAPGGGAAISLRPIGR; from the coding sequence ATGCGTCAGTATTTCTGGCTGCTGCTGTTGCCGGCGGGTTCGGCGGCGGCGCAGGCCACCGCCCCGCTTACCGTGCAGCTTGCTAACGTACGCCTGCAGGTGGCCCGCAACGCCGCCGGCCAGCCCACCTACGCCGTGCAGTTCGGCTCGAAACCCGTCATCAACACCTCCCGGCTGGGTTTGGCTCTGGCCGACGGGCCGGGCTTCGAGGGGCCGCTGGAAATCACCGGCTCCGAAACCAAGGACGTGGATGAAACCTGGAACCCGGTGTGGGGCGAGGTGAAAACCATCCGCAACCACTACCGCCAGCTCACGGTGCATCTGCGCCAGCCCCAGCAGCCCGGCCGCCGCCTCGACGTGGTGTTCCGGGTGTTTGCCGATGGCGTGGGCTTCCGCTACGAAGTGCCGCGCCAGCCGGGCCTGAGCTACTTCACGGTGCAGCAGGAGCTGACCGAGTTCAACCTGCCCGCCAACCACAAGGCCTTCTGGATTCCGGGCGACTACGACTCCAACGAGTACGCCTACACCACCTCCCGCCTGAGCGAGGTGAACACCACGCCCATCGAGGCCATTCAGCAGAAAGCCTCCCCCCACCGCGTGCAGACGCCCCTGATGCTGAAGGCCGACAACGGACTGTACGTGAACATCCACGAGGCCGCGCTGGTAAACTACCCGGCCATGATGCTGGACGTGGCCCCCGCCACCTACAGCCTGCGCAGCCACCTGGTGCCCTCGGCCACCGGCGCAGCCGCCTACCTGCAGGCCCCCGAGCACACGCCCTGGCGCACCATCGTGGTAAGCGACAAAGCCCCCGAGGTGTTGGCCAGCAAGCTGATTCTGAACCTGAACGAGCCCACGCAATTTCCCACCACCAGCTGGATCAAGCCCCAGAAATTTGTGGGCGTGTGGTGGGAGATGCACGTAAACAAGGCCAGCTGGAACTACGCCGACACCAGCAATATCAAGCTGGCCGGCACCGACTGGAGCCGCCTCCGGCCCAACGGCCGCCACGGCGCCAACACCGCCAACGTGAAGCGCTACATCGACTTTGCTGCCCAGCACGGCCTGCAAAGCGTGCTGGTGGAGGGCTGGAACGTGGGCTGGGAAGACTGGGCCGGCAACTGGAAGGAGGAAGTGTTCGACTTCGTGACGCCCTACCCCGATTTCAACGTCACGGAACTGCAGCAGTACGCCGCCGCCAAAGGCGTGCAGCTGATGATGCACCACGAAACCTCGGGCTCCGTCACCAACTACGAGCGGCGCCAGGATGCCGCCTACCGCTTCATGAAGGAGCATAACTACGCGGCCGTGAAAACCGGCTACGTGGGCCGCATCATCCCGCGCGGGGAGCACCACGACGGCCAGTGGATGGTCAACCATTACAACCACACCGCCGCCCTGCTGGGCCAGCATGAGTTGATGGTGGACATGCACGAGGCCGTGCGGCCCACCGGCCTGCACCGCACCTACCCCAACTGGCTGGCCTCGGAAGCAGCCCGGGGCAACGAGTTCAACGCCTGGAGCACCGGCAACCCGCCCGAGCACGAAACCATTCTGCCCTTCACCCGCCTCATGGGCGGCCCCATGGACTACACGCCCGGTATTTTCCGCATCAAGCTGGAAGCCTGGAACCCCGCCCAGAACAAGGGCCGCCAGGTACACACCACCCTGGCCAAGCAGCTGGCCCTGTACGTGACCATGTACAGCCCCGTGCAGATGGCCGCCGACCTGCCCGAGGCCTACGAGCAGCACCCCGACGCCTTCCAGTTCATCAAGGACGTGGCCGTGGACTGGGACGATACCCGCATTCTGGCCGCCGAACCCGGCGAGTACATCACCACCGCCCGCAAAGCCAAGGGCCGCGAGGACTGGTACGTTGGCAGCATCACTGACGAAAACCCGCGTCAGCAAACCATCAAGTTCGATTTCCTGACGCCCGGCCGGCAATACGAGGCTACTATCTACGCCGACGCCAAAGGAGCCAGCTGGGACCAGAACCCCGAGGCCTACCAAATCCGCAAGCAGAAAGTCAGCAGCAAATCCACGCTCAAGCTGCAGCTGGCCCCCGGCGGCGGCGCAGCCATCAGCCTCCGGCCGATTGGCCGCTAA
- a CDS encoding alpha-amylase family glycosyl hydrolase encodes MSLFTNVNRASLTLLLAAGLLGACKSSGTDDPTPTPPTPPTNPGPPPIPQYGTPFAGVPNRQDAVMYQVNMRAFSQTGNFAGVTARLDSIRDLGVNVLYLMPIYPIGTDSKSVNSPYAVKDYKSVNAEFGSLADLRALVDGAHQRNMAVMLDWVANHTSWDNPWITDHPDWYQKNAAGAITPVSNNGTTYNDVAQLDFSNAAMRLEMISALKSWVYTANVDGFRFDYADFQPNDFWKQATDTLRNIKSHKLLLLAEGTRAANFSSGFDYNFGFSWYGGIYQVYKNGASAVSNFDALNNSEYNGASGTQQVVRYITNHDVNGSDGTPVTLFGGKEGAMSAFVVTALYKGVPMIYNGQEAGMSQAITFPFTSVKVRWGRNPDVKRAYQQLLAARAGSAALRVGTPTPLSTRNVCAFTKTAGSEQAFVVANVRNTPQVYTLPANLANTTWTNALAGGSVTLDAQISLSAYGYLVLKK; translated from the coding sequence ATGTCACTGTTTACCAATGTCAACCGCGCTAGCCTGACCCTGCTGTTGGCGGCCGGACTGCTGGGCGCCTGCAAATCGTCGGGCACCGACGACCCCACGCCTACGCCACCCACGCCGCCGACCAACCCGGGCCCGCCACCAATTCCGCAATACGGCACGCCTTTCGCGGGCGTACCCAACCGCCAGGACGCGGTGATGTACCAGGTGAACATGCGCGCTTTCAGCCAGACCGGCAACTTCGCTGGCGTTACGGCCCGGCTTGATTCCATCCGGGATTTGGGCGTGAACGTGCTGTACCTGATGCCGATTTACCCGATTGGCACCGACAGCAAATCGGTGAACTCGCCCTATGCCGTGAAGGACTACAAGTCGGTAAACGCCGAGTTCGGCTCCCTCGCCGACCTGCGGGCGTTGGTGGACGGCGCCCACCAGCGCAACATGGCCGTAATGCTCGACTGGGTGGCCAACCACACCAGCTGGGACAACCCCTGGATTACGGATCACCCCGACTGGTACCAGAAAAACGCGGCCGGCGCCATCACGCCCGTATCCAACAACGGCACCACCTACAACGACGTGGCCCAGCTGGATTTCAGCAATGCGGCCATGCGTCTGGAAATGATTTCAGCCCTGAAATCGTGGGTGTACACGGCCAACGTAGACGGCTTCCGCTTCGACTACGCCGATTTCCAGCCCAACGACTTCTGGAAGCAGGCCACCGACACGCTGCGCAACATCAAGAGCCACAAGCTGCTGCTGCTGGCCGAGGGCACCCGCGCCGCCAACTTCAGCTCCGGCTTCGACTACAACTTCGGCTTCAGCTGGTACGGCGGCATCTACCAGGTGTACAAGAACGGCGCCAGCGCGGTCAGCAACTTCGACGCCCTCAACAACAGTGAGTACAATGGCGCCTCCGGCACCCAGCAGGTGGTGCGCTACATCACCAACCACGACGTAAACGGCTCCGACGGCACGCCCGTCACCCTGTTTGGCGGCAAGGAAGGCGCCATGTCGGCCTTCGTGGTGACGGCATTATATAAAGGAGTGCCCATGATCTACAACGGGCAGGAAGCCGGCATGAGCCAGGCCATTACGTTCCCGTTCACCAGCGTGAAAGTGCGCTGGGGCCGCAACCCCGACGTGAAGCGCGCCTACCAGCAGCTGCTGGCCGCCCGCGCCGGCAGCGCCGCCCTGCGCGTGGGCACCCCCACGCCGCTCAGCACCCGCAACGTATGCGCTTTCACCAAAACGGCCGGCTCCGAGCAGGCGTTTGTGGTAGCCAACGTGCGTAACACCCCGCAGGTGTACACCCTGCCCGCCAACCTGGCCAACACCACCTGGACCAATGCGCTGGCCGGAGGCTCCGTGACGCTGGACGCCCAGATTTCGCTGTCGGCCTATGGCTACCTAGTGCTGAAGAAATAA
- a CDS encoding DASH family cryptochrome: protein MTVLYWLRNDLRLHDNAVLTALPPHATTLLPVYCFDPVALGPDPYLELPRTGPHRLPFLLETLTDLQQRYATLGSGIHFVVGRPEDELPALARQVGAEAIWASAEHTTEEWETEDALEAALNPKTPLRFFETLTLLRPQDLPIPVRNLPYSFSKFRFDVFSKMTVRPAEPAPTQLPPLPAGFAPAALPNAAALAAALGQPAPTTRPRDRRSALPALGGGETAALARLHDYAVERHLIGRYDDTRNQMLGEAFSTKFSPWLANGSLSARQIWAAIDDYDAVHGARSKGVMQLRLELLWRDYFRLLALRAGADFFRWRGLRDQLPKPTNPDRAVFARWTQGRTGQPFVDANMRELAATGFMSNRGRQNVASYLIHDLHQDWRWGAAWFEHQLIDYDPASNWGNWKYIAGTGTDVRDTAFDVPQQAQRYDRQGRYVRTWQQP, encoded by the coding sequence ATGACCGTTCTCTACTGGCTGCGCAACGACCTGCGCCTGCACGACAACGCCGTGCTGACGGCCCTGCCGCCCCACGCCACCACCCTGCTGCCCGTCTACTGCTTCGACCCCGTGGCCCTGGGCCCCGACCCGTATCTGGAGCTGCCCCGCACCGGACCGCACCGGCTGCCGTTTTTGCTGGAAACCCTCACCGATCTGCAGCAGCGCTACGCGACCCTGGGCAGCGGCATTCACTTTGTGGTGGGCCGGCCCGAGGACGAGCTGCCCGCCCTGGCCCGGCAGGTGGGGGCCGAAGCCATCTGGGCCAGCGCCGAGCACACCACCGAGGAATGGGAAACTGAAGATGCCCTGGAAGCCGCGCTGAACCCCAAAACACCCCTGCGCTTCTTCGAAACCCTAACGCTGCTGCGCCCCCAGGACCTGCCCATTCCGGTGCGCAACCTGCCCTATTCGTTCAGCAAGTTTCGGTTTGATGTCTTCTCCAAGATGACGGTGCGGCCCGCGGAGCCCGCCCCCACCCAGCTGCCGCCGCTGCCTGCCGGCTTTGCGCCGGCCGCGCTGCCTAACGCCGCCGCGCTGGCAGCCGCCCTGGGGCAGCCGGCCCCCACCACCCGCCCCCGCGACCGGCGCTCGGCCCTGCCCGCGCTGGGCGGCGGCGAAACCGCCGCCCTGGCCCGCCTGCACGATTACGCCGTGGAGCGCCACCTCATCGGGCGCTACGACGACACCCGCAACCAGATGCTGGGCGAGGCCTTCAGCACCAAGTTTTCGCCCTGGCTGGCCAACGGCAGCCTCTCGGCCCGCCAGATCTGGGCCGCTATCGACGATTATGATGCCGTGCACGGCGCCCGCAGCAAGGGCGTCATGCAGCTGCGCCTGGAGCTACTCTGGCGCGACTATTTCCGGCTGCTGGCCCTGCGCGCCGGCGCCGACTTCTTCCGCTGGCGCGGCCTGCGCGACCAGCTGCCCAAGCCCACCAACCCCGACCGCGCTGTGTTTGCGCGCTGGACCCAGGGCCGCACCGGCCAGCCCTTCGTGGATGCCAACATGCGCGAGTTGGCCGCCACCGGCTTCATGAGCAACCGCGGCCGCCAGAACGTGGCCAGCTACCTCATCCACGACCTGCACCAGGACTGGCGCTGGGGCGCGGCTTGGTTTGAGCACCAGCTCATCGACTACGACCCGGCCTCGAACTGGGGCAACTGGAAGTACATTGCCGGCACCGGCACCGACGTGCGCGACACCGCCTTCGACGTGCCGCAGCAGGCCCAGCGCTACGACCGACAGGGCCGCTACGTGCGCACCTGGCAGCAGCCCTAG
- a CDS encoding GAF domain-containing protein translates to MPDLTTLFPAQEQQRQQALQELYIAGTPPEELFDDLAALSALIFDTSISLISLVTREAVWFKAQAGLPGAVWLPRQDSLCSVVVLRGATTVFENLEQPPCQLVNQAVARELQLRFYAGSPLLTRQGYAIGALCVLDQQPRVFTTEEQLLLRQLARLVMGTIELRLVALYHPTGPPPALTSAFRYLGTTVDRIAGQLPVAGKATSDNYRLIGRILADTEQVLAGAQQTLGAPATARTALAVQHLLSARPT, encoded by the coding sequence ATGCCCGACCTCACGACCCTGTTCCCAGCCCAGGAACAGCAGCGCCAGCAGGCCCTGCAGGAGCTCTACATTGCCGGCACGCCTCCGGAAGAGCTGTTTGATGATCTGGCCGCCCTCTCGGCCCTGATCTTTGATACGTCCATCAGCCTGATTTCGCTGGTCACCCGCGAGGCGGTGTGGTTCAAGGCGCAGGCCGGCCTGCCGGGGGCGGTGTGGCTGCCGCGGCAAGACAGCCTGTGCTCGGTGGTAGTGCTGCGCGGCGCCACCACCGTGTTCGAGAACCTGGAGCAGCCGCCCTGCCAGCTGGTAAACCAGGCCGTGGCGCGGGAGCTGCAGCTGCGCTTCTACGCCGGCAGCCCCCTGCTCACGCGCCAGGGCTACGCCATCGGGGCGCTGTGCGTGCTCGACCAGCAGCCGCGCGTATTTACCACCGAGGAACAGCTGCTGCTGCGCCAGCTGGCCCGGCTGGTGATGGGCACCATCGAGCTGCGGCTGGTGGCGCTCTACCATCCGACCGGCCCGCCGCCGGCCCTGACCAGCGCCTTCCGCTACCTGGGCACCACCGTCGACCGGATTGCCGGGCAGCTGCCCGTCGCCGGCAAGGCCACATCCGACAACTACCGCCTGATCGGCCGGATTCTGGCCGATACGGAGCAGGTGCTGGCCGGAGCGCAGCAAACGCTGGGCGCCCCGGCTACGGCCCGCACGGCCCTGGCCGTGCAGCACCTGCTGTCGGCCCGCCCCACCTGA
- a CDS encoding ADP-ribosylglycohydrolase family protein, which translates to MIDTSEAQLRAALLGLAVGDALGVPVEFQSRAARRHDPVVHMRAYGTHHQPAGTWSDDASLTFCLAEAIADGYTVGKLAENCVRWYYKNFWTPHGSVFDIGITTREALQKLKADPDLILAGGTDEYSNGNGALMRILPLAFYQEQAQPAARFQLIREASAVTHGHIRSAVACWLYLEVARHLRAGRAPAEAYAQLCAEAPAQLRELRVPEPEIAQFDYLLTGKLADFQEQKIRSGGYVMHTLEASLWCLLRHETFAETVLAAVNLGDDTDTTGAVTGGLAGLYYGEAAIPAEWLAVLARRPDIEDLARRMTAR; encoded by the coding sequence ATGATAGATACCTCCGAAGCCCAGCTCCGCGCCGCTTTGTTGGGTCTGGCCGTGGGCGACGCGCTGGGCGTGCCCGTGGAGTTCCAGAGCCGCGCTGCCCGCCGCCACGACCCCGTGGTGCACATGCGCGCCTACGGCACCCACCACCAGCCCGCCGGCACCTGGTCCGACGATGCCTCGCTCACGTTCTGTTTGGCTGAAGCCATTGCCGACGGCTACACCGTGGGCAAGCTGGCCGAAAACTGCGTCCGCTGGTACTACAAAAACTTCTGGACGCCCCACGGCTCCGTGTTCGACATCGGCATCACCACCCGCGAGGCCCTGCAGAAGCTCAAAGCCGACCCTGACCTAATTCTGGCGGGTGGCACCGACGAATACAGCAACGGCAACGGCGCCCTGATGCGGATTTTGCCGCTGGCTTTCTACCAGGAGCAGGCCCAGCCAGCCGCCCGGTTTCAGCTGATCCGGGAGGCTTCGGCCGTCACGCACGGCCATATTCGCTCGGCGGTGGCGTGCTGGCTGTACCTGGAAGTGGCCCGCCACCTGCGTGCCGGCCGGGCCCCGGCCGAGGCCTACGCCCAACTGTGCGCCGAAGCCCCGGCCCAGCTGCGGGAGTTGCGCGTTCCAGAACCGGAAATAGCGCAGTTCGACTATCTGCTAACCGGAAAACTGGCTGATTTTCAGGAGCAGAAGATCCGAAGCGGCGGCTACGTCATGCACACCCTGGAAGCCAGCCTGTGGTGCCTGCTCCGCCACGAAACCTTTGCCGAAACCGTGCTGGCCGCCGTCAACCTCGGCGACGACACCGACACCACCGGGGCCGTAACCGGCGGTTTGGCCGGCCTGTACTATGGCGAAGCCGCCATTCCGGCCGAGTGGCTGGCCGTGCTGGCCCGCCGCCCCGATATCGAGGACCTGGCCCGGCGCATGACCGCCCGGTAG